In Acaryochloris marina S15, a single genomic region encodes these proteins:
- the thrS gene encoding threonine--tRNA ligase codes for MSAEQQPEQQPEKIHLPKTSESEQLKKIRHTTSHVMAMAVQKLFPGTQVTIGPWIESGFYYDFDSPNPFTDKDLKAIKKEMVKIIKKKLPVEREEVSREEAKQRIEAQQEPYKLEILEDLKDPITLYHLGDQWWDLCAGPHVESTGDLNPKAIALESVAGAYWRGDETKAQLQRIYGTAWENPEQLAEHKRRKEEALRRDHRKLGKELGLFIFSDLVGPGLPLWTPKGTLLRSQLEDFLKQEQVKRGYLGVTTPHIARVDLFKTSGHWQKYQEDMFPLMSENDEDRNSEQGFVMKPMNCPFHIQIYKSELRSYRDLPMRLAEFGTVYRYEQSGELGGLTRVRGFTVDDSHLFVTPDQLDDEFLKVVDLILSVFEKLQLKNFKARLSFRDPDSDKYIGSDEAWDKAQNAIRRAVETLGMEHFEGIGEAAFYGPKLDFIFQDVLDREWQLGTVQVDYNLPERFDLEFMGEDGNRQRPIMIHRAPFGSLERLIGILIEEYAGVFPLWLAPEQVRLLTVNDDHMPFAETVAADLQTQGIRIAVDKSGDRLGKKIRNAEKAKIPVMSVIGDKEVEANSLNIRTRASGELGAIPVDEVKQKLGDAIATFSAF; via the coding sequence ATGTCCGCTGAACAGCAACCTGAACAACAGCCTGAAAAGATTCATTTGCCCAAGACAAGTGAATCAGAACAACTCAAGAAAATCCGTCACACCACGTCCCATGTGATGGCGATGGCCGTTCAGAAGCTGTTTCCTGGCACCCAAGTCACGATTGGTCCATGGATTGAGTCGGGGTTCTATTACGACTTTGACAGCCCGAATCCTTTTACAGATAAAGACTTGAAGGCCATCAAGAAAGAGATGGTCAAAATCATCAAGAAGAAGCTGCCTGTAGAACGGGAGGAGGTGAGTCGGGAAGAGGCAAAGCAAAGAATCGAAGCACAGCAAGAACCTTATAAGCTGGAAATCCTGGAAGATCTAAAAGATCCAATCACCCTCTATCATTTGGGCGATCAGTGGTGGGATTTATGTGCGGGTCCCCATGTGGAGTCCACTGGCGATTTGAATCCCAAAGCGATTGCCCTAGAAAGTGTCGCGGGTGCCTACTGGCGTGGGGATGAAACTAAGGCCCAATTGCAGCGCATTTATGGCACTGCTTGGGAGAACCCTGAACAACTGGCAGAACATAAACGGCGGAAGGAAGAAGCACTTCGACGTGACCACCGCAAGCTAGGAAAAGAGCTGGGATTATTTATCTTTTCTGATCTGGTGGGACCAGGATTGCCACTATGGACGCCTAAGGGAACCTTGTTGCGATCGCAACTCGAAGACTTCCTCAAACAGGAACAGGTCAAGCGGGGATATCTGGGAGTGACCACGCCCCACATTGCTCGGGTTGATCTATTTAAGACATCAGGTCACTGGCAAAAATACCAGGAAGACATGTTCCCGCTGATGAGCGAGAACGATGAAGATCGAAACTCCGAACAAGGCTTTGTCATGAAGCCCATGAACTGTCCGTTTCATATTCAGATCTATAAGAGTGAGTTGCGCTCTTACCGCGACTTACCCATGCGACTGGCCGAATTCGGCACGGTATATCGGTATGAGCAATCCGGAGAATTAGGTGGATTAACCCGAGTGCGCGGTTTTACCGTCGATGACTCTCACCTCTTTGTGACCCCGGATCAGCTCGATGATGAGTTTCTGAAGGTGGTGGATTTAATTCTGTCTGTCTTTGAAAAGCTACAGCTCAAGAACTTCAAAGCCCGTCTGAGCTTCCGCGATCCAGATTCAGACAAATATATTGGTTCTGATGAAGCCTGGGACAAAGCCCAGAATGCCATTCGTCGAGCGGTAGAAACCCTGGGAATGGAGCATTTTGAAGGCATTGGCGAAGCCGCGTTCTATGGCCCTAAGTTGGATTTCATTTTCCAAGATGTCCTCGATCGAGAATGGCAGTTAGGAACGGTTCAGGTGGACTATAACCTGCCCGAACGCTTTGACCTGGAGTTTATGGGTGAAGATGGCAACCGCCAGCGCCCAATTATGATTCACCGGGCTCCCTTTGGATCCCTCGAACGCCTGATTGGCATTTTGATTGAGGAATATGCAGGCGTCTTTCCGCTATGGTTAGCGCCTGAGCAGGTGCGACTCTTGACCGTCAATGATGATCACATGCCCTTTGCCGAGACAGTTGCAGCAGACTTACAGACCCAAGGAATTCGAATTGCTGTGGATAAAAGTGGCGATCGCCTAGGCAAAAAAATCCGCAATGCGGAGAAAGCCAAGATTCCAGTGATGTCGGTGATTGGGGATAAGGAAGTAGAAGCCAATAGCCTCAATATTCGGACACGGGCATCGGGGGAGTTAGGAGCCATTCCTGTAGATGAGGTGAAACAGAAGTTAGGAGATGCGATCGCAACTTTCTCAGCTTTTTAG
- a CDS encoding winged helix-turn-helix domain-containing protein, with amino-acid sequence MESFRLSIQQARKLVLLSQRLPPRNQSGRAIEATLSAIEHLGYIQIDTISVIQRAHHHTLWNRNPRYEASQLDQLLADKQIFEYWSHAAAYLPLRDYQFSLPRKHALARGDQSHWYKRDEQMLKWVLKRIATEGPLMAKDFEHTGKRIDPWKTKPAKRALEYLFMQGDLMVPYRINFHKVYDLTERVLPEGTNTILPTPEEYARFLITRYLRANGLGQSVEIAYLLKGIKPLVDQTLEDMVSTGELLQIRVTSRLYYALPIALELLSKPLARSKLKILSPFDNLVIQRKRIKALFGFDYLIECYVPEAKRRYGYFSLPILWEGKLVARMDCKTERTESLLHIHHLALEPTVLKTEGLFLALRKELGSFLQFNHCKQLRLHRTSPAKVKPDLQSLINDLTS; translated from the coding sequence GTGGAATCATTTCGGCTCTCCATTCAACAAGCTAGAAAACTGGTCCTGTTATCACAGCGGTTACCGCCGAGGAACCAATCCGGTCGTGCAATTGAAGCGACGCTATCGGCGATTGAGCACCTTGGCTATATCCAGATTGACACCATCTCTGTTATTCAGCGCGCCCATCACCATACTCTGTGGAATCGCAATCCTCGTTATGAGGCTTCCCAGCTCGATCAACTACTTGCCGACAAACAGATTTTTGAATACTGGTCTCACGCGGCTGCCTACCTGCCTCTTCGTGACTACCAATTCAGTCTGCCTCGTAAACATGCCCTCGCAAGAGGTGACCAGAGCCACTGGTATAAGCGCGATGAGCAGATGTTGAAATGGGTGCTCAAGCGTATTGCCACCGAAGGCCCGTTAATGGCGAAAGATTTTGAACATACTGGGAAAAGGATCGATCCATGGAAAACCAAACCGGCTAAACGCGCCTTGGAATATCTGTTTATGCAGGGGGATCTTATGGTGCCGTACCGGATCAATTTTCACAAGGTTTATGATCTCACCGAGCGGGTATTGCCAGAAGGGACCAATACCATCCTGCCGACTCCAGAAGAATACGCTCGATTTCTGATTACGCGATATTTGCGTGCCAACGGATTAGGGCAATCTGTCGAAATTGCCTATTTGTTGAAAGGCATCAAGCCACTTGTTGATCAGACATTGGAGGACATGGTTTCTACCGGCGAGCTATTGCAGATTCGTGTCACTAGTAGGCTCTACTATGCATTGCCAATCGCACTGGAGCTGCTCAGCAAACCTTTGGCTCGCAGCAAACTAAAAATACTCTCACCATTTGACAATCTTGTTATTCAGCGCAAACGCATCAAGGCGCTATTTGGTTTTGATTATTTAATTGAGTGCTATGTTCCTGAGGCCAAACGCCGATACGGCTACTTCTCTCTCCCCATTTTGTGGGAGGGGAAGCTGGTCGCGCGAATGGACTGCAAGACCGAGAGGACTGAATCACTGCTGCATATTCATCATCTCGCACTGGAACCCACCGTCTTAAAAACTGAGGGGTTGTTCCTTGCTCTACGTAAGGAATTAGGATCATTTCTGCAATTCAATCACTGCAAACAGCTCCGGTTACACAGAACCTCCCCCGCCAAGGTTAAACCAGACTTGCAGAGTCTGATCAATGACTTGACGAGTTGA
- the bchB gene encoding ferredoxin:protochlorophyllide reductase (ATP-dependent) subunit B — MKLAYWMYAGPAHIGTLRVASSFKNVHGIMHAPLGDDYFNVMRSMLERERNFTPVTASVVDRHVLARGSQEKVVDNITRKDEEENPDLIVLTPTCTSSILQEDLENFVERAALSTKGDVLLADVNHYRVNELQAADRTLDQIVQFYIQKARKNGDLLEEKTAKPSVNIIGISTLGFHNQHDCTELKRLMADLGIEVNEVIPEGASVHNLRRLPQAWFNLVPYREIGHMSARYLEEEFGMPFVDITPMGVVETARCIRKIQEIINAQGADVNYEEFIENQTLHVSQAAWFSRSIDCQNLTGKKAVVYGDSTHAAAMTKILAREMGIHVVWAGCYCKYDEEWFRKEVSEYCDEVLINEDHGAIGDAIARVEPSAIFGTQMERHVGKRLNIPCGVIAAPIHIQDFPIGYKPFLGYEGTNQVADLVYNSFTLGMEDHLLEIFGGHDTKEVITKGISADSDLGWSSDGQAELNKIPGFVRGKVKRNTEKFAREREITEITAEVLYAAKEAVGA, encoded by the coding sequence ATGAAATTAGCCTACTGGATGTACGCTGGTCCAGCTCATATTGGTACGTTGAGAGTTGCCAGTTCGTTCAAAAATGTTCATGGCATTATGCATGCTCCCTTGGGGGATGACTATTTCAACGTGATGCGCTCCATGCTAGAGCGAGAGCGGAATTTCACCCCCGTTACTGCCAGTGTCGTCGATCGTCATGTTTTAGCCCGTGGCTCTCAGGAAAAAGTTGTCGATAACATTACTCGGAAGGATGAAGAGGAAAATCCTGATTTGATTGTCCTTACCCCTACCTGTACTTCCAGCATCCTGCAAGAAGATCTGGAGAACTTTGTCGAGCGAGCTGCCCTCAGTACTAAAGGGGATGTTCTGCTGGCTGATGTGAATCACTATCGGGTCAATGAGCTACAGGCTGCAGACCGCACCCTAGACCAAATTGTTCAGTTTTATATCCAGAAAGCCCGTAAAAATGGCGATTTACTGGAAGAGAAAACCGCTAAGCCTTCCGTCAACATCATTGGTATCTCAACCCTAGGTTTTCATAATCAGCATGACTGCACCGAACTGAAGCGGTTAATGGCTGACTTAGGGATTGAAGTCAATGAAGTCATTCCTGAAGGGGCGTCCGTCCATAACCTCAGACGGTTACCTCAGGCCTGGTTTAACCTCGTTCCCTATCGTGAGATTGGACATATGTCCGCTCGCTATCTAGAGGAAGAGTTTGGCATGCCCTTCGTCGATATCACACCCATGGGTGTGGTAGAAACAGCCCGCTGTATCCGTAAGATCCAAGAAATTATCAATGCTCAAGGGGCAGACGTTAACTACGAAGAATTTATTGAGAACCAAACCCTGCATGTTTCTCAAGCAGCCTGGTTTTCTCGCTCCATCGATTGCCAAAACCTAACGGGCAAGAAGGCCGTGGTCTATGGTGACAGCACTCATGCGGCAGCGATGACGAAAATTCTGGCTCGCGAAATGGGCATTCATGTGGTTTGGGCAGGCTGCTACTGCAAATACGATGAAGAATGGTTCCGTAAGGAAGTGAGCGAATATTGCGACGAAGTGCTGATCAATGAAGATCATGGTGCTATCGGCGATGCCATCGCCCGAGTCGAACCCTCTGCTATCTTTGGTACGCAAATGGAGCGCCATGTCGGTAAGCGGCTTAATATTCCTTGTGGTGTGATTGCCGCTCCTATCCATATTCAAGATTTCCCCATCGGCTATAAACCTTTCCTGGGCTACGAAGGGACAAATCAGGTGGCTGATTTGGTTTATAACTCTTTCACCCTAGGCATGGAAGACCACTTGTTAGAAATCTTCGGTGGCCATGACACCAAGGAAGTGATCACGAAGGGCATCTCGGCTGATTCTGACTTGGGTTGGAGTTCTGATGGTCAGGCAGAACTCAACAAAATTCCTGGTTTTGTGCGCGGCAAAGTGAAGCGGAATACCGAGAAATTTGCTCGTGAGCGCGAGATTACTGAGATCACTGCTGAGGTTCTGTATGCCGCGAAAGAAGCGGTGGGTGCATAA
- a CDS encoding serine hydrolase — protein MLTALGTVFLLICLELPYAEAGATPNKLVDAFDALPGETSVLVLKDDKALVSLNAEKPLAIASTFKLQVLAELQQQIETGQHSWDEVVELKPEWKSIPSGILQDWPDQAPFTLQTLASLMISISDNTAADVLIQIVGRDTLSQASPRNRPFLTTQEVFTLKSPENQDLLETYRQSPSPQDLLPTIHQAPLPTVELVDNQPLAPDIEWFFTTQELCQLIEKVADLPLTQINTGIINSDNWQQVAFKGGAEPGVLNLTTALRDDSGKNYCVSATWNHQQPLEEYRFFNLFSDTLQSLN, from the coding sequence TTGCTTACAGCCCTTGGAACGGTCTTTCTTCTAATTTGCCTAGAGCTGCCTTATGCAGAAGCAGGAGCAACTCCCAATAAGCTAGTTGATGCATTTGACGCTTTGCCCGGAGAAACGAGTGTGTTGGTCCTCAAGGATGACAAGGCCCTGGTCTCGCTGAATGCTGAGAAACCTCTTGCGATCGCATCCACATTCAAACTCCAAGTATTAGCCGAACTTCAGCAACAGATCGAGACAGGGCAACATTCCTGGGACGAAGTCGTTGAATTAAAACCCGAATGGAAAAGTATTCCCAGCGGTATCCTCCAAGACTGGCCTGATCAGGCCCCCTTCACCCTACAAACCCTAGCCAGTCTGATGATTTCGATCAGCGATAATACCGCAGCCGATGTCCTCATCCAAATCGTTGGTCGAGACACCCTCTCTCAGGCATCGCCCCGAAATCGGCCCTTTCTGACAACCCAAGAAGTCTTCACCCTCAAAAGTCCTGAGAATCAGGACTTGCTAGAAACGTATCGCCAAAGCCCCTCTCCCCAAGATTTACTGCCGACTATCCATCAAGCCCCTCTCCCAACCGTTGAGCTAGTCGATAACCAACCCCTCGCTCCAGACATCGAATGGTTTTTCACCACCCAAGAACTCTGCCAATTGATCGAAAAAGTTGCTGATCTACCGCTCACGCAAATCAACACAGGCATTATTAACTCTGATAATTGGCAACAAGTTGCCTTTAAAGGGGGTGCAGAACCAGGCGTCTTGAATCTAACCACAGCCCTCAGAGATGACTCTGGCAAAAATTACTGTGTGTCCGCGACCTGGAATCATCAACAACCTCTGGAAGAGTATCGCTTCTTCAACTTATTCAGCGATACTCTTCAAAGTCTCAACTAG
- a CDS encoding methionine gamma-lyase family protein: MKPLTQLEAAEQAMSLIFSKIDTQVKKNLTQILKSFHNYRLGPHHFASVSGYGHDDLGREVLDQVYAEVMGAEAALVRVQFVSGTHAIATALFGVLRPGDHMLSVAGAPYDTLEEVIGIRGEGQGSLKDFGVEYRQLELTPTGTIDWQALETSIQPQTRLVLIQRSCGYSWRPSLSIEEIGKIVDRVKAQNPNTICFVDNCYGEFIEDREPPAVGADLIAGSLIKNPGGTIVTAGGYIAGRRDLVEAAACRLTSPGIGSAGGATLDQTRLMFQGLFLAPQMVGEAMKGNHLVAHVFQGLGYPVNPLPEAPRRDVIQAVKLGSAEKLVAFCRAFQQYSPVGSYLDPMPAPMPGYDSNLVMAGGTFIDGSTSELSADGPLREPYIVFCQGGTHWTHVAIALEAAIEAVGPGP; this comes from the coding sequence AACTTAACACAAATATTAAAATCTTTTCATAATTACCGCTTGGGTCCCCATCATTTTGCTAGTGTATCGGGTTACGGTCATGACGATTTAGGCCGGGAAGTTCTGGATCAGGTATACGCAGAAGTCATGGGCGCAGAAGCTGCCCTGGTGAGGGTTCAGTTTGTATCGGGCACCCATGCGATCGCAACTGCTCTGTTTGGCGTATTGCGCCCCGGAGACCACATGCTGTCCGTGGCAGGGGCACCCTACGACACCTTAGAAGAAGTCATTGGCATCCGCGGAGAAGGACAAGGCTCCCTAAAAGATTTTGGGGTAGAGTATCGGCAACTTGAGTTAACGCCAACCGGAACCATCGATTGGCAGGCCTTAGAAACCAGTATTCAGCCCCAAACTCGTCTCGTCCTCATTCAACGATCCTGTGGATATAGCTGGCGACCCAGTCTGAGCATTGAAGAGATTGGCAAAATCGTGGACCGGGTCAAAGCTCAAAATCCGAATACCATTTGTTTTGTCGACAACTGCTATGGAGAATTTATTGAAGACCGTGAGCCCCCGGCCGTGGGAGCTGATCTGATTGCAGGTTCACTAATCAAAAATCCCGGTGGCACCATTGTCACAGCAGGTGGGTATATTGCTGGTCGCCGCGATCTAGTTGAAGCCGCTGCCTGTCGATTAACCTCGCCCGGAATTGGCTCAGCCGGAGGGGCTACCTTGGATCAAACCCGGCTGATGTTTCAAGGGTTGTTTTTAGCACCCCAAATGGTGGGGGAAGCCATGAAGGGCAATCATTTAGTGGCCCATGTGTTTCAGGGACTGGGGTATCCCGTTAATCCCTTACCAGAAGCGCCCCGACGAGATGTAATCCAGGCGGTAAAGTTAGGATCGGCGGAAAAATTGGTGGCTTTTTGCCGGGCTTTTCAGCAATATTCACCCGTGGGCTCTTATCTCGATCCGATGCCCGCCCCGATGCCGGGCTATGACAGTAATTTAGTCATGGCAGGCGGCACCTTTATCGATGGCAGTACCTCAGAACTCTCTGCGGATGGGCCGTTGCGAGAACCCTATATTGTCTTCTGTCAGGGAGGGACTCACTGGACTCATGTTGCGATCGCATTAGAAGCTGCCATTGAAGCCGTAGGCCCCGGCCCCTAA
- a CDS encoding NifU family protein: MSQTLELNPENVETVLDELRPYLMADGGNVELVEVEGPVVKLRLQGACGSCPSSAMTLKMGIERKLRDTIPEISEVEQVF; this comes from the coding sequence ATGTCACAAACGTTAGAACTTAATCCCGAAAACGTAGAAACAGTATTAGATGAGCTCCGTCCTTACCTAATGGCAGACGGTGGCAATGTTGAATTGGTTGAAGTCGAAGGTCCTGTGGTTAAGCTACGTCTGCAAGGAGCCTGTGGATCTTGCCCCAGTTCTGCCATGACTTTAAAGATGGGAATCGAGCGCAAACTCAGAGACACCATCCCCGAGATTTCTGAGGTTGAGCAGGTCTTTTAA
- the gcvH gene encoding glycine cleavage system protein GcvH: protein MSFEYPENLKYMDSHEYVRLEGEVATVGISAFAIDQLGDIVFIELPEVGDELSQGDVMGNIESVKAVEDIYAPINGTVLECNTAIADAPEQLADDPYTNGWLLKIKVSEAAALDKAMTASEYQAKVEG from the coding sequence ATGAGCTTTGAATATCCCGAAAATCTGAAATATATGGACTCCCATGAATATGTGCGCCTGGAGGGAGAGGTTGCTACGGTTGGTATTTCTGCATTTGCGATCGATCAGTTAGGGGATATTGTTTTTATCGAATTGCCGGAAGTCGGAGACGAGTTATCCCAGGGAGACGTGATGGGAAATATCGAATCCGTCAAAGCTGTAGAAGATATTTATGCTCCGATTAATGGAACAGTATTAGAGTGCAATACGGCTATTGCTGATGCACCTGAGCAATTGGCAGATGATCCTTACACGAATGGTTGGCTTCTCAAGATTAAGGTGAGTGAGGCCGCTGCTTTAGATAAGGCGATGACCGCATCAGAGTACCAAGCCAAAGTTGAAGGCTAA
- a CDS encoding DUF3155 domain-containing protein, with protein MARRRKRKSRRRQEGRRILENVPQFSIESGEDKPVTAARKYIQTAGVIPPALLLVKRNEHTTDRYFWAEKGLFGAQYVEENHFLFPSLRVETEELSLAR; from the coding sequence TTGGCAAGAAGACGGAAACGCAAAAGTCGTCGTCGCCAGGAAGGACGACGAATTTTGGAAAATGTTCCTCAGTTCAGTATTGAAAGCGGAGAGGATAAACCAGTAACAGCAGCCCGGAAGTATATCCAAACTGCAGGGGTTATCCCTCCAGCTCTACTTCTCGTCAAGCGCAACGAACATACGACTGATCGGTACTTTTGGGCCGAAAAAGGTTTGTTCGGTGCTCAATATGTCGAAGAAAACCATTTTCTATTCCCTAGTCTAAGGGTAGAAACGGAAGAATTGTCTCTTGCAAGGTAG
- a CDS encoding opioid growth factor receptor-related protein, protein MYSQENLTAMIVPFYLGERPDSEGRKIQEIWAWDFEKLECTHDYVQWLFPLTEQSHFNPNAPVVDQDVIRAFREDPRLQQHLSQSFSVMLNFYGLAIASDQRVQITISKSAHYPQRKQEWVNMLDHNYLRITRILKCLIAFGLEEEARALYKCLSQIYRENSDQIGGETFQYWTNAASTSDC, encoded by the coding sequence ATGTACTCCCAAGAAAATCTCACAGCTATGATTGTGCCATTTTATTTGGGTGAAAGACCTGATTCTGAAGGACGGAAAATACAAGAAATATGGGCATGGGATTTTGAAAAGCTAGAGTGTACCCATGATTACGTTCAATGGTTATTCCCCCTCACCGAACAAAGCCACTTTAATCCAAACGCACCAGTAGTTGATCAAGACGTTATCCGAGCATTTCGAGAAGACCCAAGACTACAGCAACACTTGTCTCAGTCATTCTCAGTGATGCTGAATTTCTACGGTTTAGCTATTGCAAGTGATCAGAGAGTACAGATAACCATCAGTAAATCTGCACACTACCCGCAGCGCAAGCAGGAATGGGTCAACATGCTTGACCATAATTACCTTCGTATTACCCGAATACTTAAGTGTTTAATAGCATTCGGATTAGAAGAAGAGGCCCGAGCCTTGTATAAGTGTTTGAGTCAGATTTATCGAGAAAATAGCGACCAGATTGGAGGTGAAACATTCCAGTACTGGACGAATGCAGCGAGCACTTCTGATTGCTAA
- the gcvT gene encoding glycine cleavage system aminomethyltransferase GcvT yields MADSLKPTPLLEQHQQLNARMMGFGGWNMPVQYEGITVEHQNVRQKVGMFDISHMGKFLLQGDNLRQKLQPLVPSDLSQLEPGQAKYSVFLNEQAGIIDDLIFYFEGFTESGAETGKLIVNASTTAKDKAWLLEHVSAEAIGFEDVSDSLVLIAVQGPDAIATLQRFTPTDLTAIRNYRHQSGTILEQPAWFARTGYTGEDGFEVMVDPETGKKLWQTLLDAGVSPCGLGARDTLRLEAAMALYGQDINDTTTPYEAGLGWLVNVDQGEFIGQDILQKQKADGPPRKLVALEMQGRHIARHDYPVLVNDQEVGIVTSGSFSPTLGKAIALAYVPTAYAKSGTEVSVLIRKKSQQATVVKKPFYRRPKA; encoded by the coding sequence ATGGCAGACTCCTTGAAACCAACTCCCTTACTAGAGCAACATCAACAGCTCAATGCCCGGATGATGGGCTTTGGGGGCTGGAATATGCCGGTTCAATACGAAGGTATTACAGTGGAGCACCAAAATGTTCGCCAAAAAGTGGGCATGTTTGATATTTCCCATATGGGAAAATTCTTGCTCCAGGGGGATAATTTGCGGCAAAAATTGCAGCCCTTAGTGCCCTCGGACCTCAGCCAGCTTGAACCGGGGCAGGCCAAGTATTCCGTTTTCCTCAATGAGCAAGCTGGCATTATTGACGATCTGATCTTTTATTTTGAAGGGTTCACAGAGTCAGGGGCAGAAACGGGCAAGCTCATTGTCAATGCTTCCACAACGGCCAAAGACAAAGCCTGGTTACTAGAGCATGTCTCTGCTGAGGCGATTGGATTTGAAGATGTTTCCGATTCACTGGTGCTGATTGCGGTTCAAGGACCGGATGCGATCGCAACTCTGCAACGCTTCACTCCCACCGATCTCACGGCCATCCGTAATTACCGCCATCAGTCTGGGACCATCCTGGAACAACCTGCCTGGTTTGCCCGCACGGGGTATACCGGCGAAGACGGTTTTGAAGTCATGGTCGATCCAGAAACCGGGAAGAAACTATGGCAAACCCTCTTGGATGCTGGCGTTTCCCCCTGTGGTTTGGGTGCCCGCGATACCTTACGGTTAGAAGCCGCCATGGCCCTGTATGGCCAAGATATTAATGACACGACCACCCCCTATGAAGCTGGGTTGGGATGGCTGGTTAACGTGGATCAAGGTGAATTTATTGGTCAAGACATCTTGCAGAAGCAGAAAGCCGATGGACCGCCTCGAAAGTTAGTGGCTTTGGAAATGCAGGGTCGCCATATTGCCCGTCATGATTATCCTGTGTTGGTCAATGACCAAGAAGTAGGTATCGTCACGAGCGGCAGTTTTTCCCCCACCTTGGGCAAAGCGATTGCCCTTGCCTATGTTCCGACTGCCTACGCCAAATCCGGTACGGAAGTCTCGGTGTTAATCCGCAAGAAGTCCCAACAGGCAACGGTTGTTAAAAAGCCCTTTTATCGGCGACCTAAAGCGTAA
- a CDS encoding DUF4344 domain-containing metallopeptidase → MNQFWKPKSWQWGVAMGSMLWATAGCASPLINASPQNKPLKIAQVSRQKIADQGDIRIVYVQPNDANFNAIYEALQNSLEFSIPQEKDGLIAQLNTKFAFSRDITVSFQECGEANAFYDPEQVKIDMCYELLKQYTDILGEDNQSPEAYADEVIYSALFTFFHELGHAFVDQYQLPITGLEENVVDEFAAVMLLELQDDDAVIAGIDQFDVDAEEEEQLQELPFWASHGLGAQRYYTISCIIYGSNPEKFADFVTSGDLPQERADLCPVDYQRRERSWKFLLAPYRK, encoded by the coding sequence ATGAATCAGTTCTGGAAGCCTAAATCTTGGCAATGGGGCGTTGCGATGGGCAGTATGCTGTGGGCCACTGCAGGATGTGCGAGTCCCTTAATCAATGCTTCTCCTCAAAACAAACCGCTCAAAATTGCTCAAGTGTCCCGTCAGAAGATTGCTGACCAAGGTGACATTCGGATTGTTTATGTCCAGCCGAATGATGCGAACTTCAATGCTATCTACGAAGCTCTACAAAATTCTCTAGAATTTTCTATACCCCAGGAAAAAGATGGATTGATTGCCCAACTCAATACCAAGTTTGCTTTTTCGAGAGATATCACGGTTAGCTTTCAAGAATGTGGCGAGGCCAATGCTTTTTATGATCCTGAGCAAGTCAAAATCGACATGTGCTACGAGCTGCTCAAACAATATACCGACATTCTGGGTGAAGACAATCAGTCTCCTGAAGCCTACGCAGATGAGGTGATCTACTCTGCACTGTTCACGTTTTTCCATGAACTCGGCCATGCTTTTGTTGACCAATACCAACTTCCCATTACCGGGCTAGAAGAGAATGTGGTGGATGAGTTTGCTGCGGTGATGTTGCTAGAGCTGCAAGATGATGATGCAGTCATTGCCGGAATCGATCAGTTTGATGTAGATGCGGAAGAAGAAGAGCAGCTCCAAGAGCTACCGTTTTGGGCATCCCATGGTTTAGGAGCACAGCGTTATTACACCATTTCCTGCATTATTTATGGCAGTAATCCTGAGAAATTTGCTGATTTCGTCACCAGTGGCGATCTCCCCCAAGAGCGGGCTGACTTATGTCCTGTAGACTATCAGCGCCGTGAGCGAAGCTGGAAATTTCTACTGGCTCCCTACCGAAAATAG